Proteins from a single region of Dyadobacter fanqingshengii:
- a CDS encoding SIMPL domain-containing protein, giving the protein MKKIILSSLLAACALFPAFSQVKYEQQIPSPRIEVAGFAEMEVVPDEIYFNVSLREYFEDEKNQKNKVVISTLEKQLVKALTDAGLPKEALSVSGLGGYQEYTDKKKKPATFLESKQYELKVSSPDKLDGILSKVESRGVQYANVARVDHSKREEFKKQVKIDALKAAKVKADYLVASLDQKLGKVLEIKELDENLYFPQPMFAKANMRTMAQAESADAVAESDISYQKIKISYRMQAAFEIK; this is encoded by the coding sequence ATGAAAAAAATTATTTTGAGTTCATTACTTGCCGCTTGCGCTTTGTTCCCTGCTTTTTCACAAGTCAAATACGAGCAGCAAATTCCTTCTCCCCGCATTGAAGTTGCTGGTTTTGCAGAAATGGAGGTCGTTCCCGATGAAATTTATTTCAATGTTTCGCTAAGGGAATATTTTGAAGACGAGAAAAATCAAAAGAACAAGGTGGTCATCAGCACCCTTGAAAAGCAGTTAGTCAAAGCATTAACGGATGCCGGTTTGCCAAAAGAAGCATTGTCCGTCAGCGGCTTGGGAGGTTATCAGGAATATACAGACAAAAAGAAAAAGCCTGCCACATTTCTTGAAAGCAAACAATATGAGCTGAAAGTGAGCAGCCCTGATAAACTGGACGGCATTCTTTCAAAAGTGGAAAGCCGTGGCGTTCAGTATGCCAATGTAGCGCGTGTCGACCATTCAAAAAGAGAGGAGTTCAAGAAGCAGGTGAAGATTGATGCTTTGAAGGCAGCGAAGGTGAAAGCGGATTACCTGGTGGCTTCACTGGACCAAAAGCTTGGGAAGGTTTTAGAGATTAAGGAATTGGATGAAAACCTTTATTTCCCGCAACCAATGTTTGCTAAGGCGAATATGAGAACAATGGCCCAGGCAGAGTCTGCGGACGCTGTTGCTGAAAGTGATATTTCCTATCAAAAAATCAAGATCAGTTACCGGATGCAGGCGGCTTTTGAAATCAAATAA